One window of the Acaryochloris sp. CCMEE 5410 genome contains the following:
- a CDS encoding HAD family phosphatase, producing MNEQASVSTQNQAVANSALPLQALIFDMDGVLCDTMPYHLDAWLQYSATIPELAVASRDRLEQMGGKRNEDLLPELLGRPVAAADIQRWGAEKEAVYRSLIKDEIQWMPGLIPFLQQAQNSGLKLGLGTSACRENVDLLMTQDQLGDFFAAQVIETDVERGKPDPQCYLLVAERLGVSPDQCLVFEDAIAGTQAARNAGMRCWGVLTTHSEVELKQAGAEYCIHDFTDPALKSLIN from the coding sequence ATGAATGAACAAGCGTCTGTTTCTACTCAAAATCAAGCCGTTGCAAATTCTGCATTGCCCTTGCAAGCTCTGATCTTCGATATGGATGGGGTTCTTTGCGATACGATGCCCTACCATCTGGATGCTTGGCTGCAGTATAGTGCGACGATTCCAGAATTAGCCGTGGCTAGCCGAGACCGTTTAGAGCAAATGGGAGGCAAACGGAATGAAGATCTATTGCCGGAATTACTAGGACGCCCGGTTGCCGCCGCTGATATCCAGCGTTGGGGGGCTGAGAAGGAAGCCGTTTATCGCTCTCTGATTAAGGATGAGATTCAGTGGATGCCAGGATTAATTCCATTCTTGCAACAGGCTCAGAATTCAGGTTTAAAGTTAGGCTTGGGAACTTCGGCTTGTCGGGAAAATGTGGATTTGTTGATGACTCAAGACCAGCTTGGAGACTTCTTTGCGGCCCAGGTGATTGAAACGGATGTAGAACGCGGTAAACCCGATCCACAGTGCTATCTTTTGGTGGCAGAACGATTGGGGGTTTCACCGGATCAATGTTTGGTATTTGAAGATGCGATCGCAGGTACGCAAGCAGCACGAAATGCGGGAATGCGATGCTGGGGTGTCCTCACCACCCACTCTGAAGTGGAACTGAAACAGGCGGGAGCTGAATACTGTATCCATGACTTTACGGATCCAGCTCTTAAATCACTAATAAATTAG
- a CDS encoding DUF4079 domain-containing protein → MTLSKLLYWIYTFIHPVLMWTLFGICIYAMTLGLKVRTTRTTPDKDLRKSLIKQRFNVKHHQIGAILLSIMVLGSIGGMGVTYVNNGKLFVGAHLLAGLGMTGLVAILASLTPLMQRGNQTARDVHLWLSVLILGLFGWEAVTGMQIVQRIIEQG, encoded by the coding sequence ATGACTTTGTCAAAACTCTTGTACTGGATCTATACCTTTATCCATCCAGTCCTGATGTGGACACTGTTTGGTATCTGTATCTATGCCATGACCTTAGGGCTGAAGGTTCGCACCACCCGCACCACCCCCGACAAAGATCTGCGCAAATCTCTGATTAAACAGCGCTTCAATGTCAAGCATCATCAAATTGGGGCAATCCTGTTATCAATTATGGTCCTCGGCTCCATTGGCGGAATGGGGGTTACCTATGTCAATAACGGCAAGCTGTTTGTAGGAGCCCACCTATTGGCAGGGCTGGGAATGACTGGGCTTGTAGCCATCTTGGCAAGTCTCACGCCTCTGATGCAGCGAGGCAATCAAACCGCTCGTGACGTCCATTTATGGCTGAGTGTATTGATTTTGGGCCTCTTCGGTTGGGAAGCGGTTACCGGCATGCAGATTGTGCAACGGATTATCGAACAGGGCTAG
- a CDS encoding DoxX family protein: MTSTASSNRWLTLLFQSTSDTTVWFQVALTILRVVVSFFMIHNGVDKLGDVEGFATNVVANGMGLPFPVFLTYCSAYAEIIGSILLILGLLSRPAALSLVFTMVMAIYFHIKVDGLQIGSFETATLYACSFLFFLVNGGGQYSLDALISNQLGGSKE; encoded by the coding sequence ATGACCTCTACAGCAAGTTCTAATCGTTGGCTCACGCTTTTATTCCAGTCCACCTCGGACACAACCGTTTGGTTCCAAGTAGCCTTGACGATTTTGCGGGTCGTCGTCAGCTTTTTCATGATTCACAATGGTGTGGATAAACTAGGCGATGTGGAGGGGTTTGCCACCAACGTGGTTGCCAATGGCATGGGCCTGCCTTTCCCTGTATTTCTCACCTACTGTTCTGCCTATGCCGAAATTATCGGGTCCATCCTGCTGATTTTAGGTCTATTGAGTCGCCCCGCAGCTTTGTCTTTGGTCTTCACCATGGTGATGGCGATTTACTTTCACATCAAAGTTGATGGCCTCCAAATTGGATCCTTTGAAACTGCCACCCTCTATGCCTGTTCCTTTCTCTTTTTCCTGGTCAATGGTGGCGGTCAATATTCTCTCGATGCTTTGATTAGCAATCAACTAGGCGGCTCTAAAGAGTAG